A genomic region of Plasmodium malariae genome assembly, chromosome: 14 contains the following coding sequences:
- the PmUG01_14013900 gene encoding BEM46-like protein, putative, producing MSLRMTINKCSNYEEVLVKTEDGYTHKCWYVKARNHKNKPVILYFPGNGEYLEKYVRTFDYITNRVDANIFSCPNRGCGTNEETPSEEYFYKDAYIYLNHLKQSKRNKIFIFGSSMGAAVALETASKYQNDVYGLILQNPFLSMKRMAHDKKPFLYFFLFNYDLLIRTRMDNEKTIKNLHIPILFNVSEKDEMVSTEHSKILYETCPSNNKFMYIAKNGIHDNILINDKGEYHQSMKIFIETAIALKDVNKKKEENKNR from the exons atgtcaTTAAGGATGACAATAAATAAGT GCAGTAATTACGAAGAAGTTCTTGTGAAAACGGAGGACGGATACACCCATAAATG TTGGTATGTAAAGGCTAGAAACCACAAAAATAAACCtgtaattctttattttccgGGGAATGGAGAAT accTGGAAAAATATGTTAGAACATTTGACTATATTACTAATAGGGTTGATGCAAACATATTCTCTTGCCCAAATAGAGG ATGCGGTACGAATGAAGAAACGCCATCAGAAGAATACTTTTATAAAGatgcatatatttacttaaacCATTTAAAACAAAGTAAAAGGAATAAGATATTTATCTTCGGAAG ttCAATGGGTGCAGCGGTAGCTCTAGAGACGGCTTCCAAATACCAGAATGAC GTATATGGACTGATTTTACAGAATCCCTTTTTAAGTATGAAAAGGATGGCACATGATAAAAAACCCTTcttatatttctttcttttcaaTTATGATCTTCTAATTAGAACGAGAATGgacaatgaaaaaacaatcaaaaatttacacatacctattttatttaatgtttCTGAAAAG GACGAAATGGTTTCTACGGAGCattcaaaaattttgtatGAG ACATGTCCAAGTAATAATAAGTTCATGTATATAGCTAAGAATGGGATACATGAcaatattttgataaatgATAAAGGAGAATATCACCAATCCATGAAAATCTTTATCGAAACTGCTATTGCCCTTAAggatgttaataaaaaaaaggaagaaaataaaaatagatga